The genomic interval GAGCTTCATGTTCGTCGGGACCAAACGACAGGCGCAGGACGCAGTCGAGGAAGAGGCCAAGCGCTGCGGCCAGTTTTACGTCAATCAACGCTGGCTGGGCGGGTTGCTGACGAACTTCCAGACCGTCCAGAAATCCATTCAGCGCATGAAAGACATCGAGACCATGCGCACGGATGGACGCTTCGATGCGCTGACCAAGAAAGAGCGGCTTGGACTCGATCGCGAACACGCGGCGCTCGAGAAGAACCTGGCCGGCATACGCGATATGAAGGTCCTACCCGATGTGATCTTCATAATCGACTCCAACAAAGAAGAGATCGCAGTCCACGAAGCTAACAAGCTTGGCATCACGACCGTCGCGATCGTAGACACAAACTGCAACCCGGACGGCATCGACTACATCGTGCCTGGAAACGACGATGCGCTCCGCGCTGTGCGCCTGTTTGCCGCGAAGATGGCGGACGCAATCATCGAGGGTCAGCAGACGGTGAAAGAGGGCGGCGCCGAAATCGGTGAAGCTGCGGAAGGCGCGGAAGCCGCCGCCGCGGGAACGCCTGAGACGCCGCGCGAGCGTTCTGAGAGAGGTGACCGTGACCGTGGCGGGCGAGGACGCGGACGTGGGGGAGAACGTCGAGGCGGACGCCGCACCACTTATGTTCCGCCCGGCGCGGCTCCAATTCCCGAGCCTCTCATTCCGGAAGCAGCGTCCGCACCCGCGCCTGAGACTACATCGGCAGAGCCCGAGCCTGTCATTCCTGAAGCGGTTTCCGCACCCGATACCATACCGGCGGAACGTGAGCCGCTCATCGTAGCGGCGAGCGAAGCCGGGCAATCCGGAGAAACCCCGAAAGCGGAAAGCGCAGAAGCTTCAGAATAAAGAAAACAGCAAGAGGCGAAAGTAAAAGCATCGCGCGGCGAAGTCAGCTTGTTTGCCGCGCCTTTTCACATCCTTTTAGCAATTAACATCGACCGGGAGAATCAGGTAGTAATGTCCAACGTAACACCAGCAACAATCAAAGCGCTCCGGGAAAAAACCGGCGCGGGCATGATGGAATGCAAAAAAGCGCTCACGGAAGCCGAGGGCAACGAGGAGAAGGCCATCGAGGTTCTGCGCAAGCACGGGCTGGCGACAGCGACGAAGAAAGCGGGGCGCGTTGCCGCCGAGGGGCTCGTCAATTCGTACATACACGCCGGCGGAAAGATAGGAGTGCTTCTCGAGGTCAACTGCGAGACTGACTTCGTCGCGCGCGGCGAAGAGTTCCGTAGCTTCGTCCATGATTTGGCTATGCACATAACCGCGGCCGAGCCACGCTACACAAACAAAGAAGACGTGCCCCCTGAGGTGCTCGACAAGGAACGTGAGATCGCGCTCGAACAAGCTCGTCTCGATCCGAAGAACGCGGACAAGCCTCAGCAGGTGCTCGATAAAATCGTCGAAGGACGGATAAGCAAGTTTTATCAAGAGACCTGCTTGATGGAGCAGCCCTTCGTTAAGGACCAGAACATCACCGTCGGCACACTGGTTACCCAGATGATGCAGAGGACCGGCGAGAACATAAGGGTGCGGCGATTCACCCGCTACAAGATGGGTGAGGGACTCGAGAAACGCACCTCGGACCTTGGAGCCGAG from Acidobacteriota bacterium carries:
- the rpsB gene encoding 30S ribosomal protein S2, coding for MVTVTMKELLEAGVHFGHQVRRWNPKMKEYIFGERNGIYIIDLQKTQRLFKEAVKFVTQKGMDGASFMFVGTKRQAQDAVEEEAKRCGQFYVNQRWLGGLLTNFQTVQKSIQRMKDIETMRTDGRFDALTKKERLGLDREHAALEKNLAGIRDMKVLPDVIFIIDSNKEEIAVHEANKLGITTVAIVDTNCNPDGIDYIVPGNDDALRAVRLFAAKMADAIIEGQQTVKEGGAEIGEAAEGAEAAAAGTPETPRERSERGDRDRGGRGRGRGGERRGGRRTTYVPPGAAPIPEPLIPEAASAPAPETTSAEPEPVIPEAVSAPDTIPAEREPLIVAASEAGQSGETPKAESAEASE
- the tsf gene encoding translation elongation factor Ts, whose translation is MSNVTPATIKALREKTGAGMMECKKALTEAEGNEEKAIEVLRKHGLATATKKAGRVAAEGLVNSYIHAGGKIGVLLEVNCETDFVARGEEFRSFVHDLAMHITAAEPRYTNKEDVPPEVLDKEREIALEQARLDPKNADKPQQVLDKIVEGRISKFYQETCLMEQPFVKDQNITVGTLVTQMMQRTGENIRVRRFTRYKMGEGLEKRTSDLGAEVQDLLGGNK